From the genome of Nitrosomonas sp., one region includes:
- a CDS encoding O-methyltransferase yields MDKILTPTSENPSVIIPVHPAIEGYMRGLVDKTDHPVLIEMEELAKQKSFPIIQRLVGLFLETQAKMINAKRVFEFGSGYGYSAYWFARAVGEEGQVICSDGNSENRDGAEKFLSSAGLWGRIDFRVGMAQDIFAQTDGFFDICYNDVDKGGYPEVWQMAKDRIRPGGLYIADNVLWHGRVAAETYTDIVLGWTEAIVEHNQMIFNDPDFDAFINPTRDGVMVARKKDA; encoded by the coding sequence ATGGATAAAATACTCACGCCAACATCAGAGAATCCGAGTGTAATTATTCCTGTACATCCGGCAATCGAAGGATATATGCGTGGCCTAGTCGATAAAACGGATCATCCCGTATTGATTGAAATGGAAGAGCTTGCCAAACAGAAAAGCTTTCCGATCATTCAAAGACTGGTCGGACTCTTTCTGGAGACACAGGCAAAAATGATTAATGCGAAGCGTGTTTTTGAATTTGGCAGTGGCTACGGTTATTCTGCTTACTGGTTTGCGCGCGCTGTTGGTGAGGAAGGGCAAGTTATCTGCAGTGACGGTAACAGTGAAAACAGAGATGGCGCGGAGAAATTTTTGTCATCGGCCGGTTTATGGGGTCGTATTGACTTCAGAGTGGGTATGGCGCAGGATATTTTTGCTCAGACTGACGGCTTTTTTGATATCTGTTATAACGATGTCGATAAAGGCGGTTATCCGGAAGTGTGGCAAATGGCGAAAGACAGGATTCGTCCTGGTGGACTCTATATTGCAGACAATGTCCTGTGGCATGGCCGCGTAGCCGCAGAAACCTATACCGATATCGTGCTCGGCTGGACCGAAGCGATTGTTGAGCACAATCAAATGATTTTCAATGACCCTGACTTTGATGCGTTTATCAATCCAACACGTGACGGTGTTATGGTCGCGCGCAAAAAAGATGCATAG
- a CDS encoding O-antigen ligase family protein, with translation MIDDSRAPSFGRIIKEPLVQAIFVLCAVLLLGLFWSDASLEGRHKWTKYFLLLVYVPFLALLNKQRLPWVIGAVLAGYCLVLFTGLYVWMVEEEQGIPVFNMTYLTFSAMLGVGSVLASCLACMSRNIVVQICLVVLSLILLYLQFHQGARGFLLATVLTQLVLIVIYFRVTLSALVGIAIMLLLAAVFFANSSPVAQERWKQAGIDFERMQQGDYSSSIGYRIGIWDVGLHGIAEKPLVGHGTGMPEHYFDQTVTQYKSGIYKDLPKFLRTSHYHNDWIEIGMQLGALGIMALLFLLWAWFQTFRRSQLTLLGIGIMSFIGLSGLTETFMIFGRIPVLLLVITAIIICWQREVFDVVRHTGTTLTPD, from the coding sequence TTGATCGACGATAGCCGTGCGCCATCATTTGGAAGAATCATTAAGGAACCACTGGTTCAGGCAATATTTGTATTATGCGCTGTTTTGTTGCTGGGTTTGTTTTGGAGTGATGCGTCATTGGAAGGCCGGCACAAATGGACGAAATATTTCTTGCTGCTGGTCTATGTACCTTTTTTGGCACTACTGAATAAACAGCGGTTACCGTGGGTTATTGGTGCCGTGCTCGCGGGGTATTGTCTGGTGTTGTTTACCGGATTATATGTCTGGATGGTTGAGGAAGAACAGGGCATTCCCGTATTCAATATGACGTATCTGACTTTTTCCGCTATGCTGGGCGTGGGCAGCGTACTTGCAAGCTGCTTGGCCTGTATGAGCCGCAATATTGTTGTTCAGATTTGCCTGGTTGTACTATCGCTGATTTTGCTGTACCTTCAGTTTCATCAGGGTGCGCGCGGTTTTTTGCTGGCAACGGTATTAACACAGTTGGTCCTGATCGTCATTTATTTCAGGGTGACATTATCTGCGCTGGTTGGGATAGCCATAATGCTGCTACTGGCCGCCGTTTTTTTTGCAAATTCCAGCCCTGTTGCCCAGGAAAGATGGAAGCAGGCCGGAATTGATTTTGAGAGAATGCAGCAAGGTGATTACAGCAGCAGTATCGGTTATCGCATCGGGATTTGGGATGTGGGTCTTCACGGAATTGCAGAGAAACCCCTTGTGGGTCACGGTACGGGGATGCCGGAACATTATTTTGACCAGACAGTGACACAATATAAGAGTGGAATTTACAAGGATCTGCCGAAATTTCTTCGAACCTCGCATTACCACAATGACTGGATAGAAATCGGCATGCAATTGGGTGCGCTGGGTATTATGGCGTTACTGTTTCTGTTATGGGCATGGTTTCAGACGTTTAGGCGAAGCCAACTGACCTTGCTGGGTATTGGTATAATGAGTTTTATAGGTTTATCGGGATTGACCGAGACATTTATGATTTTTGGCAGAATACCGGTATTGTTGCTGGTGATAACTGCGATAATTATTTGCTGGCAGCGCGAAGTATTCGATGTGGTTCGTCATACCGGAACGACCTTGACGCCGGATTAA
- a CDS encoding FkbM family methyltransferase → MISFLNNCVAAFYQLIGGSIRVTVRGLQIRIAVDHWRVLRRAKTYSVKEPDTLDWLDQLKPGTCYFDIGANIGQYSLYPAKKYGKSVQVFAFEPQSNNYYSLNKNIFINNLTDSIAAYCVAVSGKTEFSKLYIPKFIPGGNRSQFGQEDIRNMRVPTSHTQGMFGVTLDDLCSSWGFPCPNYMKIDVDGIEISILKGAAHVLNNPQLISVIVELGTDEEQQEAVQLMHAAGFKVKHKTTRNWGETCFIFERG, encoded by the coding sequence ATGATCAGTTTTTTAAATAACTGCGTTGCAGCGTTTTACCAGTTAATAGGTGGTTCTATCCGTGTCACGGTCAGAGGCCTGCAGATTCGTATCGCTGTTGATCACTGGCGCGTTCTCAGACGAGCGAAGACTTATTCAGTTAAAGAACCCGATACACTGGATTGGCTCGATCAGCTCAAGCCCGGGACATGTTATTTCGATATTGGCGCTAATATTGGACAGTATTCTTTGTATCCGGCAAAAAAATATGGGAAGTCCGTTCAGGTCTTTGCATTCGAGCCGCAAAGCAATAATTATTATTCGCTTAACAAGAATATTTTTATCAATAATCTTACCGATAGTATTGCCGCATATTGTGTGGCGGTCTCGGGTAAAACCGAATTTTCCAAACTCTATATTCCTAAATTCATACCGGGTGGAAATCGCTCCCAATTCGGCCAGGAAGATATCCGCAACATGAGAGTTCCTACATCGCATACTCAGGGCATGTTTGGTGTAACACTGGATGATTTGTGCAGCAGTTGGGGTTTCCCTTGCCCCAATTATATGAAGATCGATGTGGACGGTATCGAAATTTCCATTTTAAAAGGTGCGGCGCATGTGCTCAACAATCCGCAACTGATATCTGTCATTGTCGAACTCGGTACCGACGAGGAACAGCAAGAAGCTGTGCAGTTAATGCATGCTGCAGGGTTTAAGGTCAAACATAAAACAACCCGGAACTGGGGAGAAACCTGTTTCATATTTGAACGCGGTTGA
- a CDS encoding 3-deoxy-manno-octulosonate cytidylyltransferase, whose protein sequence is MKTIAVIPARMGSTRYPGKPIAPLLGRPMIEHIYKRVALSKALDATYIATCDEEIREVAEGFGATVIMTADTHERASDRVAEAVVDLDADLIVMVQGDEPMTHPDMIDAAVAPFKDDPELGCVNLVRRIDQESDFRDPNTIKVVMDQSSNALYMSRQPIPTLAKAGFAQTIAHKQVCIIPFRRDLLFRYTNLSPTPLEQLESVDMMRLLEHGYTVKMVPTEFNTQAVDTEADLARVARLMENDPLLSRY, encoded by the coding sequence ATGAAAACAATTGCTGTCATCCCTGCACGCATGGGTTCAACACGTTATCCAGGTAAACCGATCGCGCCGTTATTGGGTCGTCCGATGATTGAGCATATTTATAAACGCGTCGCGCTAAGCAAAGCGCTTGACGCCACCTATATCGCCACCTGTGACGAGGAAATTCGCGAAGTTGCGGAAGGTTTCGGCGCAACAGTCATTATGACGGCCGATACACATGAACGCGCGAGTGACCGTGTCGCTGAAGCGGTGGTTGATCTGGACGCTGATTTGATTGTCATGGTGCAAGGCGACGAACCCATGACACATCCGGACATGATCGATGCTGCAGTCGCGCCGTTCAAGGATGACCCCGAACTGGGTTGCGTCAATCTGGTGCGCCGCATTGACCAGGAATCCGATTTTCGTGATCCCAATACGATCAAAGTTGTCATGGATCAATCCAGCAATGCGCTTTATATGTCGCGCCAGCCTATCCCGACATTGGCAAAAGCAGGCTTTGCACAAACAATTGCGCACAAACAGGTATGCATTATTCCATTTCGCCGTGACTTGCTTTTCCGTTACACTAACCTGTCACCCACACCACTCGAACAACTTGAATCTGTCGACATGATGCGTTTGCTGGAACATGGATACACGGTCAAAATGGTACCGACCGAATTCAACACCCAGGCGGTTGATACCGAAGCAGACCTGGCGCGTGTTGCCAGACTGATGGAGAACGATCCATTGCTATCCCGTTATTGA
- a CDS encoding aldolase/citrate lyase family protein, which translates to MQLKSKLSHSAVTIGSWITLGHTAIAEIMAEAGFDWLVLDMEHSVLELSEVQTIIQVLDGKQCPAIVRLTSNHPDQIKRVMDAGATGVMVPMIKSAADAQAAVDAVYYPPRGQRGVGLARAQGFGASFPAYQQWLEHNAVIVAMIEHIDAVNAIDSILAVPGIDAYIIGPYDLSGSMGRPGDLNHPDVQNAIARILDAGKHAQKPGGIHVIEPDPEALQQRIQSGFNFLGYSLDIRILDSICRNHLQQIRKTL; encoded by the coding sequence ATGCAGCTAAAATCAAAACTTTCGCACTCCGCGGTAACCATTGGCTCTTGGATCACATTGGGCCATACGGCGATTGCCGAAATCATGGCCGAAGCCGGCTTCGACTGGCTGGTGCTCGACATGGAACACAGCGTCCTGGAACTGAGCGAAGTCCAAACTATCATCCAGGTACTCGATGGCAAACAGTGCCCGGCGATTGTTCGACTCACATCCAATCATCCCGATCAGATCAAACGCGTTATGGATGCCGGCGCAACCGGTGTCATGGTGCCAATGATCAAATCCGCAGCCGATGCTCAGGCTGCCGTTGATGCGGTCTATTACCCGCCACGCGGGCAGCGCGGCGTTGGTCTCGCACGGGCGCAAGGCTTTGGAGCAAGCTTTCCCGCATACCAACAGTGGCTGGAACACAATGCCGTCATTGTCGCCATGATCGAGCATATCGACGCAGTAAATGCAATTGACTCAATTCTGGCTGTGCCGGGTATCGATGCCTATATCATCGGCCCTTATGATCTTTCGGGTTCCATGGGCCGACCTGGCGATCTGAATCACCCTGACGTGCAAAACGCCATCGCCCGCATACTCGACGCGGGAAAACACGCTCAAAAACCCGGCGGCATCCATGTTATCGAACCCGATCCCGAAGCATTGCAGCAGCGTATACAATCCGGATTCAATTTTCTGGGTTACAGTCTGGATATCCGCATTCTGGATTCCATCTGCCGCAATCACCTGCAACAGATACGCAAAACATTGTAA
- a CDS encoding phosphoglycerate dehydrogenase, whose protein sequence is MYKFVISTSSFDTDNNPAIQRLIQAGLQPVTNPFGRRLTEDEAGSLLEDGVVGMIAGIEPLTARVIQSAKNLKVISRCGTGMDSVDQTAAKNHGVTVLNTPEAPAQAVAELTMGLMLAGLRQIPQTDQLIRNGEWPRTQGGLLAAQTVGIIGLGHIGKRVARLCQAFEARVIACDPLVKQVPENITLMPLDQLLETADIISLHTFYSPELHHLIDTQALVRIKPSALLINAARGGLIDEQALKDALDCGKLGAAALDTFEQEPYQGPLLECKNLILSSHVGSLAREARQRMELEAADNLLKGLIEAGVINDT, encoded by the coding sequence ATGTACAAATTTGTCATTTCCACCTCGTCATTCGACACCGACAATAACCCGGCAATCCAGCGGCTCATTCAGGCAGGCCTGCAACCGGTTACCAATCCATTTGGCCGGCGATTGACCGAGGATGAAGCCGGATCTTTGCTGGAAGACGGTGTTGTCGGCATGATTGCAGGTATTGAACCGCTCACGGCCCGTGTGATTCAATCCGCAAAAAACCTGAAAGTCATTTCACGTTGCGGTACCGGCATGGACAGTGTGGATCAAACCGCCGCGAAAAATCATGGCGTCACAGTACTCAATACCCCTGAAGCGCCTGCGCAGGCCGTCGCCGAACTCACGATGGGACTCATGCTGGCCGGTTTGCGTCAAATACCCCAAACGGATCAGTTAATTCGCAACGGCGAATGGCCACGCACACAGGGCGGCCTGCTGGCCGCACAAACCGTCGGTATCATTGGCCTGGGCCACATCGGCAAACGTGTGGCCAGATTGTGTCAGGCTTTTGAAGCCCGTGTAATCGCCTGCGATCCGCTAGTCAAACAGGTGCCAGAGAACATCACACTCATGCCGCTGGATCAACTTCTTGAGACAGCCGACATCATCAGCCTACATACATTTTACAGCCCCGAATTGCATCATCTGATCGATACACAGGCACTCGTGCGCATAAAACCCAGTGCGCTGCTGATTAATGCCGCGCGCGGCGGATTGATTGATGAGCAAGCACTCAAAGATGCGCTGGATTGCGGCAAATTGGGTGCGGCAGCGCTAGATACGTTCGAGCAGGAACCTTATCAAGGGCCGCTGCTCGAATGTAAAAATCTGATCTTATCCTCACACGTCGGTTCTCTGGCCAGAGAGGCACGTCAGCGCATGGAACTGGAAGCCGCAGACAATTTACTCAAGGGACTCATCGAAGCAGGCGTAATTAATGACACATAG
- a CDS encoding NAD(P)-dependent oxidoreductase, producing the protein MTHSNTSIDSSLSNHTVIVFGASGFLGSHVADALSNAGYKVRLFDRSPSPHLRKDQEMIVGDIMDLQQVVDAVKGADIVYNFAAIADIDEAHNKPIETVTINVLGNTHVLEAARLANVRRFVFASSVYVYSESGSFYRASKQASERFTETYHDRYGLEYNILRYGSLYGRRSDQRNGIYRMLHEAITHRSITYKGSGNAMREYIHVEDAARLSVQVLAPEYANRHLILTGQEKMRIHDVMTMISEIMPWPITLNFDNANVVHHYEITPYAFQPRIGRKLVINEHVDLGQGLLDCIREIHQYLEHEDENDNASPSSSDNRA; encoded by the coding sequence ATGACACATAGCAACACTTCAATAGATTCATCACTTTCAAATCACACTGTTATCGTTTTCGGCGCTAGCGGCTTCCTGGGCAGCCATGTTGCCGATGCGCTTTCCAACGCCGGCTACAAAGTGCGTTTATTTGACCGCAGCCCTTCCCCGCATCTTAGAAAAGATCAAGAAATGATCGTCGGCGACATCATGGACTTGCAACAAGTCGTCGACGCAGTTAAAGGCGCGGACATCGTCTATAACTTCGCCGCCATCGCCGACATCGACGAAGCACACAACAAGCCGATCGAGACCGTCACCATCAATGTGCTCGGCAATACACATGTGCTTGAAGCTGCGCGTCTCGCCAACGTACGCCGTTTTGTTTTTGCCAGCAGCGTGTATGTCTATTCGGAATCCGGTTCGTTTTACCGCGCCAGCAAACAAGCTTCAGAGCGCTTTACCGAAACCTACCATGACCGTTACGGACTCGAATACAACATTTTGCGTTACGGTTCACTGTACGGGCGTCGAAGCGACCAGCGCAACGGCATCTACCGCATGCTGCACGAAGCCATTACGCACCGCTCAATCACCTACAAAGGCAGTGGAAACGCCATGCGTGAATATATTCATGTGGAAGACGCCGCACGTCTCAGTGTACAAGTACTCGCACCGGAGTATGCCAACCGGCACCTCATTCTGACCGGGCAGGAGAAAATGCGCATCCACGATGTCATGACCATGATTTCCGAAATCATGCCGTGGCCGATAACGCTTAATTTCGATAACGCAAATGTCGTGCATCATTACGAAATCACACCCTATGCGTTTCAACCGCGCATCGGCCGCAAACTGGTGATTAACGAGCATGTCGACCTTGGGCAAGGTCTGCTCGACTGCATCCGGGAAATTCATCAATACCTGGAACATGAGGATGAAAATGATAACGCATCGCCCTCGTCATCCGACAACCGGGCCTAA
- a CDS encoding HAD-IA family hydrolase yields the protein MPDLAFFQAIIFDFDGVVAESGEIKTQAFAELYRAYGDAVVTEVVQYHTQNGGLSRYNKFRYYQQHLLSKPPLTPEEEKELDRRFSELVVEAVIAADAVAGATELIRQQAERIPLFVASGTPEIELKVIVERRGLSPYFKQVRGAPKPKKTLIAEILAEHNLKPESVLMIGDAMADYEGAQANGTAFLGRVKPGDENPFPPGTHVVPDLSTLVT from the coding sequence ATGCCTGATTTAGCATTTTTCCAGGCGATTATTTTCGATTTTGACGGCGTCGTAGCAGAATCCGGAGAAATCAAGACACAGGCTTTTGCAGAATTGTACCGCGCCTATGGCGATGCCGTGGTTACCGAAGTTGTTCAATATCATACCCAAAACGGCGGCCTGTCGCGTTACAACAAATTCCGCTACTATCAGCAGCATTTACTAAGCAAACCGCCATTAACACCAGAAGAAGAAAAAGAACTGGACCGGCGATTTTCAGAACTTGTCGTCGAGGCCGTGATTGCCGCCGACGCCGTTGCCGGTGCAACTGAACTTATCCGTCAACAGGCCGAAAGAATCCCGCTCTTCGTTGCGTCCGGCACACCGGAAATCGAACTCAAGGTTATCGTCGAGCGGCGCGGTTTATCGCCTTATTTCAAACAGGTGCGCGGTGCACCCAAGCCAAAAAAAACACTGATTGCGGAAATCCTAGCCGAACATAACCTCAAACCTGAATCGGTATTGATGATCGGTGACGCCATGGCTGATTATGAAGGCGCACAGGCAAACGGCACCGCATTCCTTGGCCGCGTGAAACCCGGTGACGAAAATCCGTTCCCACCCGGAACGCATGTCGTCCCTGATTTAAGCACACTGGTAACATGA
- the pgl gene encoding 6-phosphogluconolactonase has product MTGNMHSRIKRNVFSNIDTLAHGFADYAAEILSLALEKQQSASLVVPGGNTPRSYLPALAAKPLPWNRVTITLSDERWVDIESEDSNEYLVKKFMLNQLPQKAHFVGLKTWHDTPDEAIPEIDQRLGKITLPFTLTVLGLGEDGHIASLFLGLQLHEPQQNAMPSHCLAIYPPISPTPRISLSLDVLARSEKIALVVTGHSKRKLLDQLSDNPDPRVPLVWLLQWSQSTITVFETDR; this is encoded by the coding sequence ATGACCGGTAATATGCACAGTCGGATTAAAAGAAACGTTTTTTCGAATATCGATACTCTCGCGCATGGATTTGCAGATTATGCCGCAGAAATATTATCCTTAGCGCTCGAAAAACAACAATCCGCCAGCCTTGTCGTTCCCGGCGGCAATACACCACGCTCCTATCTGCCTGCGCTTGCCGCAAAACCGTTACCCTGGAACCGCGTTACCATAACATTGAGTGATGAGCGCTGGGTCGATATCGAATCGGAAGACTCGAACGAATATCTTGTGAAAAAATTCATGCTGAATCAGTTACCGCAAAAAGCGCATTTCGTCGGCCTCAAAACATGGCATGACACACCTGATGAAGCCATCCCTGAAATCGACCAGCGTCTCGGAAAAATCACGCTGCCGTTTACTCTCACTGTACTTGGCCTGGGCGAAGACGGCCATATCGCATCATTGTTTCTTGGTTTGCAACTTCACGAACCACAACAAAACGCGATGCCATCTCATTGTCTGGCAATTTATCCCCCCATATCACCCACGCCGCGGATAAGTCTGTCGCTTGATGTACTTGCCCGTAGCGAGAAGATTGCTTTGGTTGTCACCGGACACAGCAAACGGAAATTGCTGGATCAACTCTCAGATAACCCCGATCCACGAGTTCCTTTGGTCTGGTTGCTGCAATGGAGTCAGTCGACCATTACCGTTTTTGAAACTGACCGATAA
- the rlmD gene encoding 23S rRNA (uracil(1939)-C(5))-methyltransferase RlmD: MTEYHDVNIKSLKLDGKGIAYHDGKTVQINGVLPGERVRYKPVKSRKHQQSGQAVALLRLSADRVIPRCTHFGYFQGACSGCALQHLNISTQIAVKQQTLENALWQAANVRPQNLLSPIEGPIWGYRHRARLSVRYVKRRGAILVGFHERTRSFVADMQSCAILPEKVSALLMPLRELIQELSIRERLPQIEVAVGAHVTVLVLRVLDAPSSDDREKLQLFGRTHDVSIWLQSRGPETAAPLDSNSNGLSLALPEFGIDIPFSPTDFTQVNHQLNTLLVKRTIELLAPEPEDIVVDFFCGLGNFTLPLATRAQRVIGLEGSSTLVERAEQAAQYNDLAQKTVFAARNLFEWDAQDWDTLVNTYGGITRRIDRVLIDPPRAGALAVSKVLATTKTPPKRMVYVSCNPETLARDTALLVNEGGWQLRAAGVVNMFPHTAHVESIAVFDPPA, encoded by the coding sequence ATGACTGAATATCATGATGTCAACATCAAGTCGCTAAAACTTGACGGAAAAGGTATCGCATACCATGACGGCAAGACAGTACAAATCAATGGTGTATTACCCGGTGAGCGGGTACGCTACAAACCTGTAAAATCGAGAAAACACCAACAAAGCGGCCAGGCTGTAGCTTTGCTGCGCCTCAGCGCCGACCGGGTAATACCGCGCTGTACGCACTTTGGTTATTTTCAGGGTGCTTGCAGCGGGTGCGCCTTGCAACATCTGAACATATCAACGCAAATTGCTGTCAAGCAGCAAACACTTGAAAATGCCCTGTGGCAGGCGGCAAACGTGCGTCCGCAAAATCTGTTATCACCCATTGAAGGTCCCATTTGGGGTTATCGCCACCGTGCACGATTGTCGGTACGTTACGTCAAGCGCAGAGGCGCCATTCTGGTTGGATTTCATGAACGTACCCGGAGTTTTGTGGCTGATATGCAATCTTGCGCGATATTACCAGAAAAGGTTTCCGCTTTACTGATGCCGTTACGCGAGTTGATCCAGGAGTTATCGATACGCGAACGGTTACCACAGATTGAAGTGGCGGTTGGCGCTCATGTTACAGTTCTGGTTTTGCGCGTACTCGACGCACCCAGTTCGGACGATCGCGAAAAGCTGCAACTTTTTGGCCGCACGCATGATGTTTCGATATGGCTGCAATCCCGTGGTCCCGAAACAGCCGCGCCACTTGACAGCAATTCAAATGGATTGTCACTGGCATTACCGGAATTTGGCATCGACATCCCTTTTTCACCCACCGATTTTACTCAGGTTAATCATCAGCTCAATACGCTGCTGGTGAAACGCACCATTGAACTGCTGGCGCCGGAACCCGAAGATATCGTCGTTGATTTTTTCTGCGGGCTCGGTAACTTCACGCTCCCGCTGGCAACCCGTGCACAGCGGGTGATCGGACTCGAAGGATCATCCACGTTGGTAGAACGCGCCGAACAGGCCGCACAGTACAATGACTTAGCGCAAAAAACAGTATTTGCCGCACGAAATTTATTTGAGTGGGATGCGCAAGACTGGGACACCTTAGTAAATACCTATGGCGGGATAACCCGTCGTATCGACCGGGTACTGATCGATCCGCCGCGCGCAGGCGCACTCGCCGTATCCAAGGTACTTGCGACAACCAAAACACCGCCCAAGCGCATGGTTTATGTCTCGTGCAATCCAGAAACACTGGCGCGGGATACCGCTTTGCTTGTGAACGAAGGCGGCTGGCAACTGCGTGCAGCAGGTGTGGTCAACATGTTTCCGCATACAGCGCATGTGGAATCGATTGCGGTATTTGATCCACCAGCATGA
- a CDS encoding Rha family transcriptional regulator: protein MEKIVSAANNKVVTSTRIIAKHFGRNHNEIVHALRYLMSDCGAAFSEENFFTQEQNNSYWVTSAGFMVLSGLFLGARNARIKITFIDAFNKAQREMNTNMLIRNEYFPVSSLEKYPSALAG from the coding sequence ATGGAAAAAATTGTGAGTGCTGCAAATAATAAAGTGGTAACTAGCACACGAATTATCGCAAAACATTTTGGCCGTAACCACAACGAGATTGTGCATGCATTACGTTATTTGATGAGTGATTGTGGTGCCGCATTTAGCGAAGAAAACTTTTTCACACAGGAACAAAATAATTCGTACTGGGTAACAAGCGCCGGATTTATGGTTTTGTCAGGGTTGTTTCTGGGTGCGCGCAATGCACGCATCAAGATTACATTTATCGACGCGTTTAATAAAGCGCAAAGAGAAATGAACACCAATATGTTAATTAGAAACGAGTATTTTCCTGTCTCCAGCCTGGAAAAATACCCATCTGCACTGGCGGGATAA
- a CDS encoding adenine nucleotide alpha hydrolase gives MTKKKTLMSWSSGKDSAWAFYKLLQNPEIEVVGLFCTVNREFKRVAMHGVSVELLLQQAKRIGLPIELIEIPYPCNNEEYEKIMEQFVKKVKNNHIEHFAFGDLFLEDIRSYREQKLNNCGIKPIFPIWGSQTDTLAKEMINNGLKTIITCIDPKQIPQEFIGQEFNEKFLESLPESADPCGENGEFHSFVYDGPMFSKPIQVSVGEIIHRDNFIFADLLPVTTNQTD, from the coding sequence ATGACAAAAAAGAAAACACTGATGTCCTGGAGTAGCGGCAAAGACAGTGCATGGGCGTTTTACAAATTGTTACAAAATCCGGAAATAGAAGTCGTTGGCTTGTTTTGCACGGTCAATCGCGAATTTAAGCGCGTAGCTATGCACGGGGTCAGCGTCGAGTTATTACTGCAGCAGGCAAAGCGTATCGGTCTTCCTATTGAATTGATCGAGATACCCTACCCTTGCAACAATGAAGAATACGAAAAAATTATGGAACAATTTGTAAAAAAAGTGAAAAATAATCATATTGAACATTTTGCATTTGGCGATTTGTTCCTCGAGGACATTCGCAGTTATCGAGAGCAAAAACTCAACAACTGCGGCATAAAACCAATTTTTCCAATCTGGGGATCACAGACAGATACGCTTGCTAAGGAAATGATAAATAACGGGTTAAAAACCATAATCACATGTATAGACCCAAAGCAAATTCCACAGGAATTTATTGGCCAGGAATTCAATGAAAAATTTCTGGAATCTCTACCAGAATCCGCAGATCCATGTGGAGAAAATGGAGAGTTTCACAGCTTTGTATACGATGGCCCGATGTTCAGCAAGCCAATTCAGGTTTCAGTCGGTGAAATCATACATCGAGATAATTTCATATTTGCAGACCTGTTACCGGTCACGACAAATCAGACCGATTGA